One part of the Nostoc sp. PCC 7120 = FACHB-418 genome encodes these proteins:
- a CDS encoding L-threonylcarbamoyladenylate synthase, whose amino-acid sequence MTRVSLETLIAGVGAGGLVSFPTDTVPALATLPEQAELIFAAKQRSQDKPLILMGASAEDLWPYVEGREQDKQIWEQVVSQYWPGALTLVVPASKRVPEVMNPIDPTTIGIRVPKSAIAQKILSQTGPLATTSANFSGQPALLTMAEIDAQFPTVLTLESTAVEAEGIGLPSTVAKWTGENWQILRQGAVSLEF is encoded by the coding sequence ATGACTAGGGTTTCCTTAGAAACATTAATAGCTGGTGTGGGTGCTGGCGGTTTAGTTAGTTTCCCTACAGATACAGTGCCGGCGCTGGCGACTCTACCAGAGCAAGCAGAATTGATTTTTGCGGCTAAACAGCGCAGTCAGGACAAACCTCTAATTTTGATGGGTGCGAGTGCAGAAGATTTGTGGCCTTATGTAGAAGGTCGTGAGCAAGATAAGCAAATTTGGGAACAAGTTGTCAGTCAATATTGGCCTGGAGCATTGACATTAGTAGTACCAGCGAGTAAGCGCGTTCCCGAAGTGATGAATCCGATTGATCCCACAACTATTGGTATTCGTGTGCCTAAGAGTGCGATCGCTCAAAAGATTTTGTCACAAACTGGGCCTCTTGCCACGACTAGTGCTAATTTCTCAGGACAGCCAGCTTTACTAACAATGGCAGAGATTGATGCTCAGTTTCCCACAGTGTTGACACTGGAATCAACAGCAGTGGAAGCGGAGGGAATTGGCTTACCTTCTACTGTTGCCAAATGGACAGGTGAAAATTGGCAAATCTTGCGGCAAGGAGCAGTAAGTTTAGAGTTTTAG
- a CDS encoding ATP-binding protein — translation MNWSNWIYLGAGLLLGLGVRGLFARSTNATASQSTVTLGEQEYTSQLQQQLQNTQLAYEMAQEMSQFKGGFLARTTHELRSPLNGLIGLHQLILSDLCEDPAEEREFITQAHERALKLLHLMDEILNVAKTEHGNNKLDIQPKSLAEILQEVYKLTYMLAVDRNLKLQISPPDPEIYVLADARWLRQVLLNLVDTAISQMQEGSIFISAKLTPESEYVSIWLDLPTHTVVKSESIDLLRMTDESLPTDKRKAGLSPSMKLLLNQKLLTVMGGKLEILPSPESHAAEQLTRLELSIPLTIPEAELL, via the coding sequence ATGAATTGGAGCAACTGGATATATCTAGGAGCCGGATTATTATTGGGGCTTGGTGTTCGTGGTTTATTTGCGCGGTCTACAAATGCCACTGCTAGCCAGTCCACAGTCACACTAGGGGAGCAAGAGTACACATCACAACTCCAGCAACAGCTCCAAAACACACAGCTAGCCTATGAAATGGCCCAAGAGATGAGCCAGTTTAAAGGGGGTTTCTTAGCACGGACTACCCATGAATTGCGATCGCCTCTCAATGGTCTCATTGGTCTACATCAGTTAATTTTGTCTGATCTTTGTGAAGATCCAGCAGAAGAGCGGGAATTTATTACCCAAGCTCATGAGAGAGCTTTAAAGTTGCTGCATCTCATGGACGAAATCCTCAATGTAGCCAAGACAGAACACGGTAACAATAAATTAGATATTCAGCCAAAATCTTTAGCCGAAATTTTACAAGAAGTATATAAATTAACTTATATGCTGGCGGTGGATCGTAATTTAAAGTTGCAGATTTCGCCTCCCGACCCAGAGATTTATGTTTTGGCAGATGCAAGATGGCTAAGACAGGTATTGTTAAACTTAGTAGACACTGCCATTAGTCAAATGCAGGAAGGAAGTATCTTTATTTCTGCGAAGCTTACACCTGAAAGCGAATATGTTTCTATTTGGTTAGATTTACCTACTCATACTGTAGTTAAAAGTGAATCGATTGATTTACTCCGAATGACTGATGAATCTTTGCCGACCGATAAACGGAAAGCTGGTCTTTCTCCCAGTATGAAGCTATTACTTAATCAAAAACTGCTAACAGTGATGGGAGGAAAGTTAGAAATCCTACCCTCTCCTGAATCCCATGCAGCAGAGCAATTAACTAGACTCGAATTGTCTATCCCCCTAACGATTCCTGAAGCTGAACTTCTGTAG
- a CDS encoding GNAT family N-acetyltransferase — protein sequence MSYPQIQFRNRQSEVDLYQLQQLFNISAFWAKGRSIEDLGIAIANSEPVISVWDAEHLIGFARATSDGIYRATIWDVVIHPDYQGNGLGSKLVETVLAHPRMRWVERVYLMTTNRQEFYEKIGFQANNSTTMVLHNQPRICSLTTTEVQLQESLGG from the coding sequence ATGAGCTATCCTCAGATCCAGTTTCGTAATCGCCAGTCTGAAGTAGACCTTTATCAACTCCAACAGCTATTTAATATTTCTGCTTTTTGGGCGAAAGGACGCAGTATTGAGGATTTAGGTATAGCTATTGCCAATAGTGAGCCGGTAATTTCTGTTTGGGACGCAGAGCATCTAATTGGTTTTGCTAGAGCAACCTCCGATGGCATATATCGCGCCACGATTTGGGATGTTGTCATCCATCCAGACTACCAAGGTAATGGCTTAGGAAGCAAATTAGTCGAAACTGTCTTAGCCCATCCCCGCATGAGGTGGGTGGAGCGAGTATATTTAATGACTACCAATCGACAGGAGTTTTACGAAAAAATCGGCTTCCAAGCTAATAACAGCACCACTATGGTGCTACACAATCAACCCCGAATTTGCTCTTTAACTACTACAGAAGTTCAGCTTCAGGAATCGTTAGGGGGATAG
- the secF gene encoding protein translocase subunit SecF: protein MKLSINKSRSLWWIISSVFILIGLISMVISWQNPDIRAPLRPSLDFIGGTRLQFERDCTKPGNCDQPIDINVVREVAKAQGLGDSSIQIITDRETGAENGISIRTKTLEREQRTNLQNALSEKIGSFDEQKNQFDTVGPTLGRELFTSGMIALIVSFVGIIIYLNFRFQLDYALFAIIALFHDVLITAGIFSIFGLVFGTEVDSLFIVALLTITGFSVNDTVVIYDRIRETLKLDPNRPIADIVDDAVNQTLGRSINTTLTTMLPLFAIYLFGGETLKNFALALIFGFLAGAYSSIFIASTLLTLWRERNSSSTVVPNTEVADTQ, encoded by the coding sequence ATGAAACTAAGTATAAATAAATCGCGATCGCTTTGGTGGATTATTTCCAGTGTCTTCATCCTGATTGGTCTGATCTCAATGGTCATCTCTTGGCAAAACCCCGATATTCGCGCTCCCTTACGCCCTAGTTTGGACTTTATCGGTGGTACAAGATTACAGTTTGAACGCGACTGCACCAAACCTGGAAACTGCGACCAACCAATTGATATTAACGTTGTGCGGGAAGTAGCCAAAGCCCAAGGTCTAGGTGACAGCAGTATTCAAATTATCACCGATAGAGAAACAGGAGCAGAAAACGGCATCTCAATCCGTACCAAAACCTTAGAGCGTGAGCAACGGACTAATTTACAAAATGCCTTAAGCGAAAAAATTGGGTCTTTTGACGAACAGAAAAATCAGTTTGATACAGTCGGGCCTACCTTAGGCAGAGAATTGTTTACCTCAGGGATGATCGCTCTGATTGTATCCTTCGTAGGCATCATCATTTACTTAAACTTCCGCTTCCAATTAGACTATGCCTTATTTGCCATCATTGCTCTATTTCATGATGTCTTAATCACAGCAGGCATATTCTCAATTTTCGGTTTAGTTTTCGGTACTGAAGTCGATAGCTTATTTATCGTAGCTCTACTGACAATTACAGGTTTCTCTGTCAACGATACAGTAGTGATATACGATCGCATCCGAGAAACCCTAAAACTAGACCCCAATCGCCCCATCGCTGATATTGTCGATGATGCAGTGAACCAAACCCTGGGAAGGTCAATTAATACAACCTTGACTACCATGTTGCCATTGTTCGCAATCTATTTATTTGGTGGCGAAACCCTGAAAAACTTTGCTCTAGCTTTAATTTTTGGCTTCTTAGCAGGAGCTTATTCCAGTATCTTCATCGCCAGCACCCTACTGACACTGTGGCGTGAGCGTAACAGTTCATCTACAGTAGTACCAAACACAGAGGTAGCTGATACACAGTAG